In the Leptotrichia sp. oral taxon 847 genome, one interval contains:
- a CDS encoding ABC transporter permease, which produces MDFLESLKLSLSNLFSYKVRSFLTMLGIIIGIGAVIMMSSLGAGMKQNITGDLNKLGVGNFNVSIDTSPGQTYKSEDLMTEKDIENIKKIEEVEAVSPTSSAFARIEIGENTKMFMGTGVTQDYFKISNFTIIKGRKFLPSEYRKDGRFIIIDSSTAEQLYPDENPIGKKVTLNFKKNRYELVIVGVYKDPYSSLNFGGGGGAPSSGLIPNQFLVFVNGGEQNKFEELQVKVASANSLNIAMAEVKDLMSRRGSSPDVYNVRSESSGLDQFNNILNMVTLFISGVAGISLFVGGIGVMNIMLVSVTERIREVGLRKALGARTKDILVQFLIEAVILTFFGGIIGVIIGYSLALLIGIFIKTSPVLGPGVVFVCIFVSTMLGLVFGVYPAKKAANLEPMEALRTD; this is translated from the coding sequence ATGGATTTTTTGGAATCGCTAAAGTTGTCTTTATCCAATTTATTTAGTTATAAAGTGAGATCATTTTTGACAATGTTAGGTATAATAATTGGGATTGGAGCGGTTATTATGATGTCTTCATTGGGAGCTGGAATGAAGCAAAATATAACGGGAGACTTAAATAAGCTGGGAGTGGGAAATTTCAACGTTTCGATTGACACCTCTCCTGGACAAACTTATAAAAGCGAAGATCTGATGACAGAAAAAGATATTGAAAATATAAAAAAAATAGAAGAAGTTGAAGCGGTTAGTCCAACTTCCAGTGCTTTTGCCAGAATTGAGATTGGTGAAAATACAAAAATGTTTATGGGAACGGGAGTTACACAAGATTATTTTAAAATATCAAATTTTACTATAATAAAAGGAAGAAAATTTTTACCAAGTGAGTATAGAAAAGATGGAAGATTCATAATAATTGACAGTTCTACAGCAGAGCAGCTGTATCCAGATGAAAACCCAATAGGAAAAAAGGTAACTCTAAACTTTAAAAAGAACAGATATGAATTAGTCATTGTCGGAGTGTATAAAGATCCCTATTCAAGCCTAAATTTTGGAGGTGGAGGAGGTGCGCCATCGAGCGGACTTATACCAAACCAGTTTTTAGTGTTTGTCAATGGAGGAGAGCAAAATAAGTTTGAAGAACTTCAAGTAAAGGTGGCTTCTGCAAATTCATTAAATATCGCAATGGCGGAAGTTAAAGATTTGATGTCAAGAAGAGGAAGTTCTCCTGACGTATATAATGTGAGATCAGAAAGTTCTGGATTAGATCAATTTAATAATATCTTAAATATGGTAACTTTATTTATAAGCGGAGTTGCTGGAATTTCGCTATTTGTCGGTGGAATTGGGGTAATGAACATTATGCTTGTCAGCGTTACCGAAAGAATAAGGGAAGTTGGCCTAAGAAAAGCATTGGGAGCCAGAACGAAGGACATTCTTGTGCAATTTTTGATTGAAGCGGTAATCTTAACATTTTTTGGAGGTATAATTGGAGTTATAATTGGGTATTCTTTGGCACTTTTAATTGGTATATTTATTAAGACATCTCCAGTATTAGGTCCAGGTGTAGTGTTTGTATGTATATTTGTTTCTACAATGTTAGGACTTGTATTTGGAGTTTATCCAGCTAAAAAAGCGGCAAATTTGGAACCTATGGAAGCA
- a CDS encoding ABC transporter ATP-binding protein: MIDVKDVVKTYKNGNLELTVLKGLNLSVKKGEYVAFMGPSGSGKSTLMNILGCLDSLTSGTYILDGQDVSRIKGDALAKVRNEKIGFVFQTFNLLPKMNAVENVALPALYAGVKKSERMRRAIEALESVGLGDRIHHKPNEMSGGQRQRVAIARAIINSPNILLADEPTGNLDSKSTEEILEIFKKLNDKGTTIVMVTHEEDVAEHCKRIIRLKDGVIEKDEIVVNRRGV; encoded by the coding sequence ATGATAGATGTAAAAGATGTTGTAAAGACATATAAAAATGGAAATTTGGAATTGACTGTATTAAAAGGACTTAATCTATCGGTCAAAAAAGGAGAGTATGTCGCATTTATGGGACCAAGTGGAAGTGGAAAATCTACTCTTATGAATATTTTGGGCTGTCTTGACAGTCTGACTTCAGGAACATATATTTTGGACGGTCAAGATGTTTCTAGAATAAAAGGCGATGCACTGGCAAAAGTGAGAAATGAAAAAATTGGATTTGTGTTTCAGACTTTTAATTTGCTTCCCAAAATGAACGCTGTTGAAAATGTTGCACTTCCAGCGCTTTATGCAGGGGTAAAAAAGTCAGAAAGAATGAGAAGGGCGATAGAAGCACTTGAAAGTGTAGGACTGGGAGATAGAATTCACCATAAGCCAAATGAAATGTCTGGAGGGCAAAGACAAAGGGTTGCAATTGCAAGAGCCATCATTAATAGTCCAAATATACTTTTGGCAGATGAGCCAACTGGAAATCTGGATTCCAAATCGACTGAAGAAATTTTGGAAATTTTTAAAAAATTAAACGATAAAGGGACAACGATTGTTATGGTAACTCACGAAGAAGATGTCGCCGAGCATTGTAAAAGAATTATTAGATTAAAGGATGGCGTAATTGAAAAAGATGAAATTGTCGTAAACCGGAGAGGAGTGTAA
- a CDS encoding efflux RND transporter periplasmic adaptor subunit, whose translation MKGSYILNKKNIMKILSIFIILSFLLISCGKKEAALEYEVTKVGVGDIELSVSKTGQVVSENEVSVYTSSSQRVKDVFFKTGDNVKKGDVVVTFYPADKNETLRKIQMKNLEIKKYERNLADARRSLGRKRESKSIEVQQKSRDLHNAQELYKVGGETRVNVDDAKKALRTSRIELDTADSEERANIEDARTSLKTAKLELATLQEDMTLIKNEITSPVDGVITEMTADENYKVNTETTLFKVSDSKNMKVEVSLSDTQVKDIEVGQRVEITSDALPKGEKVEGYVSQISGVAKKSENLDESNTTVTIKMNDTKNLRPGTTISATIFYKERKNVIKIPYSAVINENGKYFVFVVGKDKKIKKREVKVGISDETYYEVTSGLSLGDNIISIVDETLKDGQKIKIADPKKPRKDNKKIIKQQNVESVPAGDAAPGGPGPM comes from the coding sequence GTGAAAGGAAGTTATATTTTGAATAAAAAAAATATTATGAAAATATTGTCAATTTTTATTATTTTATCATTTCTTTTAATTAGTTGTGGTAAAAAAGAAGCTGCTTTGGAATATGAAGTAACGAAAGTAGGTGTTGGAGATATAGAACTTTCGGTGTCAAAAACGGGACAAGTCGTGTCTGAAAATGAAGTGTCGGTGTACACGAGTTCCAGCCAAAGAGTAAAAGATGTATTTTTTAAAACAGGTGATAATGTAAAAAAAGGAGATGTAGTCGTAACATTTTATCCAGCTGATAAAAATGAAACTTTGAGAAAAATCCAGATGAAAAATTTGGAAATTAAAAAATATGAAAGAAATTTGGCAGACGCTAGACGTTCACTTGGAAGAAAAAGAGAGTCAAAAAGTATAGAAGTTCAACAAAAATCAAGAGATTTGCATAATGCTCAGGAGTTGTACAAAGTCGGCGGGGAAACAAGAGTTAATGTAGATGATGCAAAAAAGGCGCTAAGAACATCTAGAATTGAATTGGATACGGCTGACAGCGAAGAAAGAGCTAATATAGAAGACGCAAGAACATCATTAAAGACTGCAAAATTGGAACTAGCGACATTGCAAGAAGATATGACGCTTATAAAAAATGAAATAACAAGTCCAGTAGATGGAGTTATTACAGAGATGACTGCCGATGAAAATTATAAAGTAAACACTGAAACAACTTTATTTAAGGTATCAGATTCCAAAAATATGAAAGTGGAAGTGAGCTTATCAGACACGCAAGTGAAAGATATAGAAGTGGGACAAAGAGTAGAAATTACATCAGATGCATTGCCTAAAGGAGAAAAAGTAGAAGGATATGTATCACAAATTTCAGGAGTGGCTAAAAAAAGTGAGAACTTAGATGAAAGTAATACGACTGTTACTATAAAAATGAACGATACAAAAAATTTAAGACCAGGAACTACAATAAGTGCCACAATTTTTTATAAAGAAAGAAAAAATGTTATAAAAATTCCGTATAGCGCAGTAATAAACGAAAATGGAAAATATTTTGTGTTTGTAGTTGGAAAGGATAAAAAAATTAAAAAAAGAGAAGTAAAAGTGGGAATCAGTGATGAAACTTATTATGAAGTAACTTCCGGATTAAGCTTGGGAGATAACATAATTTCTATTGTTGACGAAACATTAAAAGATGGTCAGAAAATAAAAATTGCTGATCCTAAAAAACCTAGAAAAGATAACAAAAAAATAATAAAACAACAAAATGTAGAAAGTGTACCAGCAGGTGATGCAGCACCAGGAGGTCCAGGACCTATGTAA
- a CDS encoding TolC family protein, with product MFKTFFDIKIINVSILFCFMETLSYGINVDDVISQYEKNSYTTKINEVNMKTYDIKDKALKNGDWNEIKVTSDSNYTLHGDSDGLTMENNVKYGMLYYKNGYNFRNKKVTENKIGVSKELNDYFGYSDNKYNKSTNDISRNIQKINNETTKNSEIRDLIDLYKDYKNKEKEIEQEKLTLEDSKRDYAIQSEKWNLGTTTLYDFELAKTEYENSQLKCENLERELKILGEKFMIYNVKLPEKSELEDLKKVELKKEDFYDLRLSEAESIELNSKLNDEKLRKESIDYKYPKLTADVGYSLKNHSVVFGLGVTKTFKRYNDTIEDLKNEKEKLELQYAQKKNELLSNVGQQMITYTTYETNEITAENTMNITKRNSEIYAKKYELGVDTFENYVEKRNEYRKAVKDYEKAKNELAAFTKKIKYYK from the coding sequence ATGTTTAAAACGTTTTTTGATATTAAGATTATTAATGTAAGTATATTATTTTGTTTTATGGAAACTTTGAGCTATGGAATTAATGTTGATGACGTGATTTCACAGTATGAAAAAAATTCTTATACAACCAAGATAAACGAAGTTAATATGAAAACTTATGACATAAAAGACAAAGCTTTAAAAAATGGTGACTGGAATGAAATTAAAGTAACTTCTGATAGTAACTATACATTACACGGAGATTCTGATGGTTTAACTATGGAAAATAATGTGAAATACGGAATGCTTTATTACAAAAATGGGTATAATTTTAGAAATAAAAAGGTTACAGAAAATAAAATAGGGGTTTCTAAAGAGTTAAATGATTATTTCGGGTATAGCGACAATAAATATAATAAAAGTACTAATGATATTTCAAGAAATATTCAAAAAATAAATAATGAGACTACTAAAAATTCTGAAATTAGGGATTTAATTGATTTGTATAAAGATTATAAAAATAAAGAAAAAGAAATCGAGCAGGAAAAATTGACGCTGGAAGATAGTAAAAGAGATTATGCCATTCAATCAGAAAAATGGAATTTGGGAACGACAACGCTTTATGATTTTGAGCTGGCAAAAACAGAATATGAAAATTCCCAGTTAAAATGTGAAAATCTTGAAAGAGAGTTAAAGATTTTGGGAGAAAAATTTATGATTTATAATGTGAAATTGCCTGAAAAAAGCGAACTTGAAGATTTGAAAAAGGTTGAATTAAAAAAAGAGGATTTTTATGATTTGAGATTGTCGGAAGCGGAGTCGATTGAGTTAAATAGCAAGCTAAATGACGAAAAATTGAGAAAGGAATCAATAGATTATAAGTATCCAAAATTGACGGCGGACGTTGGATATTCATTAAAAAATCATTCAGTTGTATTTGGTCTTGGTGTTACTAAAACATTTAAAAGGTATAATGATACGATTGAAGATTTGAAAAATGAAAAAGAAAAATTGGAACTACAGTATGCGCAGAAAAAAAATGAGCTATTATCAAATGTAGGACAGCAAATGATAACTTATACAACTTATGAAACCAATGAAATAACAGCTGAAAACACTATGAACATCACAAAGAGAAACTCTGAAATTTATGCGAAAAAATATGAATTGGGAGTTGATACTTTTGAAAACTATGTGGAAAAAAGAAATGAGTACAGAAAAGCTGTAAAAGATTATGAAAAAGCTAAAAATGAACTTGCGGCATTTACGAAAAAGATAAAATATTATAAATAA